In Thalassotalea fonticola, a single genomic region encodes these proteins:
- a CDS encoding M28 family peptidase, which translates to MARISKRIKALIAGGLVYFFCIHLLAFEADNSQLIDHLKQLSSKEFSGRYPGSKGHALASRYIAQNLSPANHNSTFFSEPFHYDYGFSRKIGVNHIFIRQGKLFKNKFIIISAHYDHLGKKMGKIYYGADDNASGTAALLSLKPWLESIDTNYTLILLATDAEEYGFKGAKAFLSESKVRQKDIIFNINLDMISYGKKHKALYIAASRNQPELKSLVEQVNKISPVKFIFKNKLDSNSISSLRASINLHKASDHYEFHKVGIPYLFVTGDNHKNYHSPKDTFKNINLGFYSNAFESIKNLIWEVDQNLSQKTAI; encoded by the coding sequence ATGGCAAGAATAAGTAAACGTATAAAGGCTTTAATAGCGGGGGGATTGGTTTATTTCTTCTGTATTCATCTACTTGCTTTTGAAGCTGACAACTCGCAGTTAATAGATCACCTTAAACAGCTATCCTCAAAAGAATTTTCAGGGCGTTATCCAGGCAGTAAAGGTCACGCACTAGCCTCTAGATATATTGCCCAAAATTTATCACCAGCGAATCACAACAGCACTTTTTTTAGTGAACCTTTTCATTATGATTATGGTTTTAGCCGCAAAATAGGGGTAAATCATATTTTTATTAGGCAAGGTAAGCTTTTTAAAAATAAATTTATCATTATTTCTGCGCACTATGATCACCTTGGAAAAAAAATGGGGAAAATTTATTACGGCGCTGACGATAATGCTTCGGGTACGGCAGCACTATTAAGTTTAAAGCCCTGGCTAGAATCTATAGATACTAATTATACGCTAATTCTATTAGCGACTGATGCTGAAGAATATGGTTTTAAAGGCGCGAAAGCTTTTTTGTCAGAGTCCAAAGTTAGACAAAAAGATATTATCTTCAATATAAATTTAGACATGATTTCTTATGGAAAAAAACATAAAGCATTGTATATAGCTGCTTCCAGAAATCAACCTGAGCTTAAGTCATTAGTCGAACAGGTAAATAAAATATCCCCTGTAAAGTTCATATTTAAAAATAAACTGGACAGTAATTCTATTTCGTCATTAAGAGCATCAATCAATTTACATAAAGCGAGTGATCATTACGAATTTCATAAAGTCGGCATACCATATTTATTCGTAACAGGTGATAACCATAAGAATTACCATTCCCCCAAGGATACGTTTAAAAACATTAACCTTGGCTTTTATTCAAATGCCTTTGAAAGTATTAAAAATCTTATCTGGGAAGTAGATCAAAATTTATCTCAAAAAACTGCAATATGA
- a CDS encoding phosphoribosyltransferase, translating into MDKKFITAQELLEDSFRVAHKVYKDGFKPQFIIGIWRGGAPIGIAVQEYFDYKQIETDHIAVRTSSYYGINQQAKEIKVHGLHYLIENANAGDSLLIVDDVFDSGRSVAALIEKIQEQMRLNTPKDIRVACPWYKPQNSKVDIVPDYYVHSSDEWLVFPHELSGLTKEEIINGKQDLTNIHDILFEE; encoded by the coding sequence ATGGATAAAAAATTCATTACCGCACAAGAACTTCTTGAAGATTCATTTCGTGTTGCACATAAAGTATATAAAGATGGTTTTAAACCGCAGTTCATTATCGGAATTTGGCGTGGTGGCGCACCGATTGGTATTGCAGTACAAGAGTACTTTGATTACAAGCAAATCGAAACTGATCATATTGCTGTTCGTACTTCGTCATATTACGGTATTAACCAGCAAGCAAAAGAAATAAAAGTACATGGCTTACATTACCTTATTGAAAATGCTAATGCTGGTGACTCATTATTAATTGTTGACGATGTTTTTGATTCAGGCCGAAGTGTTGCGGCCTTGATTGAAAAAATCCAAGAGCAAATGCGGTTAAACACGCCAAAGGATATTCGAGTTGCCTGCCCGTGGTATAAACCACAAAACTCAAAAGTTGATATTGTACCTGATTACTATGTGCATTCTTCTGATGAATGGTTAGTGTTCCCGCATGAATTATCGGGATTGACTAAAGAAGAAATTATTAATGGCAAGCAAGATTTGACCAATATTCATGACATATTATTTGAAGAATAA
- a CDS encoding N-acyl-D-amino-acid deacylase family protein gives MKPSNQFLVLLTISLTVLSVLSACGPEENNVRTSLNADILISNGTVYTGDNLKPQNLDIAICEQVICGLYNTGDHNVDAKHIIDAKGKIVSPGFIDPHTHSLSELRSKDKNHNLNYLTQGVTTVVNGNDGEGPVDIAATAKFLEANGIGTNVALFIGHGSVREQVMGREQRFATDAELAQMSALVEQAMKDGAVGLSSGLYYVPGSYANTEEVITLAKVASKYQGIYDTHMRDESTFNIGILASLDEAIEVAEQANIHLHLAHIKALGVDVWGLSEQAIEKIELAQSKGVSISADQYPWLASGTKLHSAVMPKWVMADSKAAFHQRLNDPKLTEKLNQEIKENIRRRGGPSSLLVTAFKDQNLVGLNLEQIAKQRNLSAVATAIQLVQEGDVRVASFNMSPKDVEAFMVKPWVVTSSDGTNGHPRKFASFPQKYSEYVRNKKLLSIGEFVSRSSTETAKILGLQQRGTLKSGFKADVIIFDADEFAPRASFAKWNEYSKGVNTVIVNGAVVIANEQYNNKLPGKFIF, from the coding sequence TAAGTTTGACTGTTTTATCAGTATTGTCAGCTTGCGGCCCTGAAGAAAATAACGTACGTACGTCTCTTAATGCCGATATTTTGATCAGTAATGGCACAGTTTATACCGGTGATAATTTAAAACCGCAAAACTTGGATATCGCCATTTGTGAACAAGTAATTTGTGGTTTATACAACACTGGTGATCATAACGTAGATGCTAAACATATAATTGATGCCAAAGGTAAAATTGTCAGCCCTGGCTTTATCGATCCACACACCCATAGTTTGTCAGAGTTACGCAGCAAAGATAAAAACCATAATCTTAACTACTTAACCCAAGGGGTCACTACGGTTGTTAATGGTAACGATGGTGAAGGCCCAGTTGATATTGCCGCAACAGCCAAGTTTCTGGAAGCAAATGGTATTGGCACTAACGTTGCTTTGTTCATAGGCCATGGTAGCGTGCGCGAGCAGGTAATGGGCCGAGAGCAACGCTTTGCAACAGATGCAGAACTTGCACAAATGTCGGCGTTAGTTGAGCAAGCAATGAAAGATGGCGCGGTAGGTTTATCAAGTGGTTTATATTATGTTCCAGGCAGTTATGCGAATACTGAAGAAGTGATAACGCTGGCAAAAGTAGCCAGTAAATATCAAGGGATATATGACACCCATATGCGTGACGAAAGTACCTTTAATATTGGTATTTTGGCTTCTCTTGATGAAGCGATAGAAGTTGCAGAGCAAGCGAATATTCATTTGCACTTAGCACATATTAAGGCCTTAGGCGTAGATGTTTGGGGGCTAAGCGAACAAGCCATAGAGAAAATTGAGCTAGCTCAAAGCAAAGGCGTCAGTATATCTGCTGATCAGTATCCTTGGCTTGCTTCCGGTACCAAGTTGCATAGTGCGGTAATGCCTAAATGGGTAATGGCCGATTCAAAAGCTGCATTTCATCAACGTTTGAATGATCCAAAGCTGACTGAAAAGCTCAATCAGGAAATTAAAGAAAACATCAGACGACGAGGCGGACCATCATCACTATTAGTTACCGCGTTTAAAGATCAAAATTTAGTTGGTTTAAACCTGGAACAAATAGCTAAACAGCGTAATTTAAGTGCTGTAGCCACAGCTATACAATTAGTACAAGAAGGGGATGTCAGAGTTGCATCATTTAATATGTCACCAAAAGATGTTGAAGCGTTTATGGTAAAACCTTGGGTGGTTACTTCCTCTGATGGTACAAATGGCCATCCACGAAAATTTGCCAGTTTTCCACAAAAATATAGTGAATATGTTCGCAACAAAAAACTACTTTCTATCGGCGAGTTCGTTTCTAGGAGCTCGACTGAAACTGCAAAAATACTTGGTTTGCAGCAGCGGGGCACATTGAAATCAGGTTTTAAAGCCGATGTTATTATTTTTGATGCCGATGAATTTGCCCCGCGGGCGAGTTTTGCTAAATGGAATGAATATTCTAAAGGTGTAAATACCGTTATTGTTAATGGCGCTGTTGTTATTGCAAATGAGCAATATAATAATAAGCTCCCAGGCAAATTTATTTTCTAG
- a CDS encoding 5-oxoprolinase subunit C family protein, with amino-acid sequence MSGSKPLGFKVLNPGMLTLIQDLGRYGCHDIGLTTGGPLDPEAFKWANKLLFNDLNESALEISVGGLELEAQVNTDICVTGAKIPFTINGNKTPQWQSITVHVGDKIAFGFASEGMRSYLAVHDGFQISPTFGSSSTVVRENIGGINGTRLQGGEVIPCSYYESNASHFKLVDKPVYSNSITLRVIMGYQQSAFTDVQKQIFFSSTYNVTESCDRMGYRLSGAEIKPAVDGILSEGICLGAIQVPANGQPIILMNDRQTIGGYPKIGSVLSIDLAKLAQCGQGATIKFEQIKIEDAHNLLHLEQVKFAQTPMANTETTLVYQHESPVDK; translated from the coding sequence ATGAGCGGTTCAAAACCATTAGGCTTTAAAGTATTAAACCCTGGAATGCTAACGCTTATCCAAGATTTAGGCCGTTACGGTTGCCATGATATAGGTTTAACTACTGGCGGGCCATTAGACCCTGAGGCATTCAAATGGGCAAATAAACTACTTTTTAATGATTTAAATGAATCAGCATTAGAAATATCCGTTGGCGGGTTAGAGCTTGAAGCTCAGGTAAATACTGATATTTGTGTTACAGGGGCTAAAATACCTTTCACCATTAATGGTAATAAAACGCCACAATGGCAATCAATTACTGTACATGTAGGTGATAAAATTGCATTCGGTTTTGCCAGTGAAGGAATGCGCAGCTATCTAGCTGTACATGATGGTTTTCAAATATCTCCAACGTTTGGTAGCAGCAGCACAGTCGTTAGAGAAAACATTGGCGGCATTAACGGTACGAGATTACAAGGTGGAGAAGTAATTCCTTGTTCATATTATGAAAGTAATGCCAGTCATTTTAAATTAGTAGATAAACCTGTTTACAGCAATTCTATTACATTACGAGTAATAATGGGTTATCAACAAAGTGCATTTACGGATGTGCAAAAACAAATCTTTTTCTCCAGTACATACAACGTGACCGAAAGCTGCGATCGAATGGGTTATCGGTTAAGCGGTGCAGAGATAAAGCCTGCGGTTGATGGAATTTTATCTGAGGGTATTTGTTTAGGAGCTATTCAAGTACCGGCGAATGGCCAGCCAATTATACTAATGAACGATCGTCAAACTATTGGTGGCTACCCGAAAATTGGTTCAGTTTTATCGATTGATTTAGCGAAACTTGCCCAATGTGGTCAAGGAGCTACCATAAAATTTGAACAAATAAAGATAGAAGATGCGCATAACCTTTTACATTTAGAACAAGTGAAATTTGCACAAACACCAATGGCGAATACAGAAACTACATTAGTTTATCAACACGAATCTCCTGTTGATAAGTGA
- a CDS encoding aminotransferase class IV has translation MSIVFLNDSFMPMEQAKISPMDRGFLFGDGIYEVIPSYDTKLVGFAPHIARMQEGLELIGIKLDWNVDKWREVVESLIEKNGGGNLGIYLHVSRGNDGKRSHAYPENVAPTIYAFAFDIPAATVADKTITKTYKVNSTEDLRWKRCHIKSTALLGNVMHFQQGFTDGCNETLLFNANNELTEASSSNAYIVKDGVITTPPLDNQILPGITRLILLDILAKDGSLKVEERVVTMDEVENADEIWLTSSSKEVAPVIEFNGKQVGNGEIGNVWLTAQTLYSAGKYNY, from the coding sequence ATGAGTATTGTATTTTTAAACGATTCGTTTATGCCAATGGAGCAGGCAAAAATTTCCCCTATGGATCGTGGTTTTTTATTTGGTGATGGCATTTATGAAGTGATCCCATCTTACGACACAAAACTAGTTGGCTTTGCCCCTCATATTGCACGTATGCAAGAAGGTTTGGAGTTAATTGGCATAAAGCTTGACTGGAATGTCGATAAATGGCGCGAAGTCGTTGAGTCGCTTATTGAAAAAAATGGTGGTGGCAACCTAGGTATCTATTTACATGTTAGTCGCGGTAACGATGGTAAACGCTCTCATGCTTATCCTGAAAATGTAGCTCCGACCATCTACGCTTTTGCCTTTGATATTCCTGCGGCTACGGTTGCAGATAAAACCATTACAAAAACCTATAAAGTAAATTCAACAGAAGATTTACGTTGGAAACGTTGTCATATTAAATCGACAGCTTTATTAGGAAATGTAATGCATTTTCAACAAGGCTTTACTGATGGTTGTAATGAAACATTACTATTTAACGCGAATAACGAATTAACTGAAGCAAGTTCTTCAAATGCTTATATTGTTAAAGATGGTGTAATTACAACGCCACCTTTAGACAATCAAATATTACCAGGTATTACTCGTTTAATTTTACTCGATATCCTTGCAAAAGATGGTTCACTGAAAGTTGAAGAACGTGTTGTTACTATGGATGAAGTTGAAAACGCGGATGAAATTTGGTTAACCAGCTCGAGTAAAGAAGTCGCTCCGGTAATAGAATTTAATGGTAAGCAAGTTGGTAACGGTGAAATTGGCAATGTGTGGTTAACCGCACAAACCCTTTATAGCGCAGGAAAATACAATTACTAA
- a CDS encoding tetratricopeptide repeat protein, with protein sequence MTINIKLTVLFMVFSFSMLLSACSSHPEQATLVDIDTSNLLYDDAFPTHSNFSIETEKQIYALDDVMQKFVSSRLLHEEDPYKRARLLLKKLFHRSPEDLRYQNGANLTAQQAFHQNTANCLSLTILAYTLAKKANLKIEFQEVLIPEYWVRDGNYNLLTGHVNIKVVGNLKTTNTIVWGNKETVIDFDPYNVKKHFPKNLISKSRVTAMFYNNKGAQALVRSEYDLAYAYFKASIEQEPNFSPVWGNLGLLYKTVGLKGYGEQAYFASVNFNYKNYNAWNNLAILMSEQNRHEEAKQIYSFIHKARMKNPYYHALLGEEAYYNGDYKVAIEHYKKAKSMTDKEHEFYFGLAKSFYKLGNYKKSEFYLLKAKRYANFKDIEDKYQHKLNLLSRL encoded by the coding sequence ATGACGATAAATATTAAACTAACAGTCTTATTTATGGTGTTTAGTTTCTCCATGCTTTTATCTGCATGCTCATCTCATCCCGAGCAAGCTACCTTAGTAGATATTGATACAAGCAATTTGTTGTATGATGACGCTTTCCCAACCCACTCAAACTTCTCAATTGAAACAGAAAAGCAAATTTATGCTCTAGATGATGTTATGCAAAAATTTGTTAGTTCTCGCTTATTGCATGAAGAAGACCCATACAAACGAGCACGTTTGTTGTTAAAGAAATTATTTCATCGTTCTCCAGAAGATTTAAGATATCAAAATGGAGCTAATTTAACCGCACAGCAAGCATTTCATCAAAATACAGCTAATTGTTTGTCCTTGACTATTTTGGCCTACACGTTGGCTAAAAAAGCGAATTTAAAGATTGAGTTTCAAGAAGTGCTAATCCCTGAATATTGGGTAAGAGATGGCAATTATAATTTGTTAACCGGGCATGTAAATATCAAGGTTGTTGGAAATTTGAAAACCACGAATACAATAGTATGGGGCAATAAAGAAACCGTTATTGATTTTGATCCTTATAATGTGAAAAAACATTTCCCTAAAAATCTCATATCCAAAAGCAGGGTAACAGCAATGTTTTACAATAATAAAGGAGCACAAGCACTGGTAAGAAGTGAGTATGATTTAGCCTACGCTTATTTTAAAGCATCTATAGAACAAGAGCCTAACTTTAGCCCTGTTTGGGGAAACCTTGGGTTACTTTATAAGACGGTTGGCCTTAAGGGATATGGAGAGCAGGCTTATTTTGCTTCGGTAAATTTTAATTATAAAAATTATAATGCCTGGAATAATTTAGCTATATTAATGTCAGAACAAAATAGACATGAAGAAGCTAAACAGATTTATAGCTTTATTCACAAAGCTCGGATGAAAAACCCGTATTACCATGCGTTATTAGGTGAGGAAGCGTATTATAATGGTGACTACAAAGTAGCCATTGAGCATTACAAAAAAGCCAAATCAATGACCGATAAAGAACATGAGTTTTATTTTGGTTTAGCTAAATCTTTTTATAAATTAGGTAATTATAAAAAGTCAGAATTTTACCTACTAAAAGCTAAACGGTATGCCAATTTCAAAGATATAGAGGACAAATATCAGCACAAACTTAATTTATTATCTCGCTTGTAA
- the alr gene encoding alanine racemase, with translation MARPTKALISKSALRHNYKVAQSLAPDSNNLAVIKANAYGHGAVVIASILEPLVPAFGVACIEEAIELRQGGISKPILLLEGIFSSDEVEIAVANNFWIMVDNSQQANWVLNAKISAPVKVWLKVDTGMHRLGLQPNQVNDIYLSLRASENVYDDIILTTHFSSADEHASSATSNQIAVFNQTKLQLQNCLGKNDVIPCSLANSAALLAFPETRLNWNRLGFMLYGNSPLDQDNEASKSLMPVMSLKSAIISIREVSAGQSVGYNQSWTATRNTKIATVAIGYGDGYPRSAKSGTPTLINGQRAPLAGRVSMDMITIDVTDIVDVKLGDDVILWGAELPVNEIAEFSDTIGYEVLTRLSSRTPSILID, from the coding sequence ATGGCCCGTCCTACGAAAGCTTTAATTAGCAAAAGTGCTCTACGTCACAATTATAAAGTGGCGCAGTCATTGGCACCTGATTCGAATAATCTAGCTGTGATAAAAGCGAATGCTTATGGTCATGGTGCCGTTGTAATTGCCTCTATATTAGAGCCTTTGGTACCTGCTTTTGGAGTAGCTTGCATTGAAGAAGCTATAGAACTGCGTCAAGGTGGTATATCTAAACCCATATTACTATTAGAAGGCATTTTTAGTAGTGATGAAGTAGAAATAGCAGTAGCTAACAACTTTTGGATTATGGTTGATAATTCCCAACAAGCAAACTGGGTGTTAAACGCTAAAATATCAGCGCCGGTAAAGGTTTGGTTAAAAGTTGACACAGGTATGCATCGACTAGGCCTTCAACCTAACCAAGTTAATGACATTTATTTATCGTTAAGAGCAAGTGAAAATGTTTACGATGACATTATATTAACGACTCACTTCTCCAGTGCTGATGAGCATGCAAGTTCTGCAACCTCAAATCAAATTGCAGTATTTAATCAGACAAAGCTACAGCTCCAAAACTGTTTAGGCAAAAATGATGTTATACCTTGTAGTTTAGCAAATTCAGCGGCTTTACTTGCTTTTCCTGAAACACGTTTAAATTGGAACCGCCTTGGTTTTATGCTTTATGGAAATTCACCTTTAGATCAAGATAATGAAGCGTCAAAAAGTTTAATGCCTGTGATGTCACTTAAATCGGCAATCATTTCGATTAGAGAAGTATCTGCAGGACAGTCCGTTGGTTATAATCAATCTTGGACCGCAACAAGAAATACTAAAATAGCCACTGTAGCAATTGGTTACGGTGATGGTTACCCAAGGAGTGCTAAATCTGGAACTCCAACATTAATTAATGGCCAACGAGCACCATTAGCAGGGCGTGTTTCTATGGATATGATCACTATAGATGTGACTGATATTGTAGATGTTAAACTCGGTGATGATGTTATTTTATGGGGAGCAGAGCTTCCCGTTAATGAAATTGCAGAATTTTCTGACACCATAGGCTACGAAGTATTAACGAGATTGTCGAGTAGGACACCTAGTATCCTAATCGATTAG
- a CDS encoding putative hydro-lyase, translating to MNPVQLRQKIRSGEHNSNTSGYCHGFVQCNLVMLPKDWAADFLKFCQLNQKPCPLIGVSENPGDIHLPDIAADLDLRTDIPSYRIFKDGILTKEVTDITEYWRDDLVTFALGCSFSFEESLIADGLDVRNISEQVNVPMYRTNIECKPAGPFKGNMVVSMRPFNPSDAIRAIQICTRFPSVHGAPVHFGDPSMIGIEDINTTDYGDAVTIKDGEQPVFWACGVTPQVALEQAKPPFCITHSPGCMLVTDLPNSKLAVL from the coding sequence GTGAATCCTGTTCAGTTAAGACAAAAAATTAGAAGTGGAGAACACAATTCTAACACTTCCGGATATTGCCATGGTTTTGTGCAATGTAATTTAGTGATGCTGCCAAAAGATTGGGCAGCAGATTTTTTAAAGTTTTGTCAATTAAATCAGAAGCCTTGCCCTTTAATTGGTGTTTCGGAAAACCCTGGTGATATACATTTGCCTGATATAGCTGCTGATTTAGATTTAAGAACTGATATTCCAAGCTATCGAATATTTAAAGATGGCATTCTGACGAAAGAAGTAACGGATATAACTGAATACTGGCGCGATGATCTGGTTACTTTTGCCTTAGGTTGTTCATTCTCCTTTGAAGAAAGCTTGATTGCTGATGGCCTCGATGTACGTAATATTAGCGAGCAGGTCAATGTACCTATGTATCGCACTAATATTGAGTGTAAACCGGCAGGACCATTTAAAGGTAATATGGTGGTAAGTATGCGTCCTTTTAATCCAAGTGATGCTATTCGAGCAATTCAAATTTGCACCCGATTTCCATCCGTTCACGGTGCACCTGTGCATTTTGGTGATCCAAGTATGATCGGTATCGAAGATATAAATACTACGGACTATGGCGATGCTGTAACTATTAAAGATGGCGAACAACCGGTGTTTTGGGCATGTGGTGTAACACCGCAAGTCGCTTTAGAACAGGCAAAGCCTCCATTTTGTATCACTCACAGTCCTGGCTGTATGCTAGTAACCGATTTACCAAACAGTAAATTAGCTGTTTTATAA
- a CDS encoding 5-oxoprolinase subunit PxpA, which produces MSLLLNCDLGESYGSWTMGLDAAVMPFIDQANIACGFHAGDPLVMQNTLALAKTHNVMVGAHPGYPDLVGFGRRSMKCSKSEIIAFMQYQMSALYGMAQTQGLTLEYVKPHGALYNDMMANIEVRSAIMESVAEFPYPITLMLQATPAYRIHQQEAEQLGIKLWFEAFADRCYDDDGKLLARSKIGAVHNKENMIAQVEQLCTHGTVTTVSGNALSIHADTLCVHGDNMEGVNAIEEIRERIGK; this is translated from the coding sequence ATGTCGTTATTATTAAATTGTGACTTAGGTGAAAGCTATGGCTCTTGGACTATGGGGCTAGATGCTGCGGTAATGCCGTTTATTGATCAAGCCAATATCGCTTGTGGTTTCCATGCTGGTGATCCATTAGTGATGCAAAATACTTTAGCGTTGGCAAAAACACATAATGTTATGGTCGGTGCTCATCCTGGTTATCCAGATTTGGTCGGTTTTGGTCGTCGTTCGATGAAATGTTCAAAATCAGAAATTATCGCTTTTATGCAATATCAAATGTCAGCACTTTATGGCATGGCGCAAACACAAGGGTTAACCCTAGAATATGTTAAACCGCATGGCGCTTTGTATAATGACATGATGGCAAATATTGAGGTGCGTTCAGCGATTATGGAATCTGTAGCAGAATTTCCATACCCGATCACCTTAATGTTACAAGCAACACCTGCTTATAGAATTCATCAGCAAGAAGCAGAGCAATTAGGCATAAAATTATGGTTTGAAGCGTTTGCGGATCGTTGTTATGACGATGATGGCAAACTATTGGCTCGTTCAAAAATTGGTGCTGTACACAATAAAGAAAACATGATCGCCCAAGTTGAGCAGCTTTGCACACATGGTACGGTAACAACGGTAAGTGGTAATGCTTTATCTATTCATGCAGATACACTTTGTGTACATGGCGATAATATGGAAGGGGTAAATGCCATTGAAGAAATTAGAGAGCGTATCGGTAAATGA
- the pxpB gene encoding 5-oxoprolinase subunit PxpB, with translation MKIEVAGENSLIIYFGDSASPEISAQVQKAARQLQEQFTDKLIDLVPSYASLLVIYDALLTDHFHVQSIIKRTLSDSSTVGVTAGKVVILPVYYSPESGADLEALAKRANLTVDEVIEIHQQTEYRVYAIGFAPGFAYLGEVDPRIATPRLAIPRLKVPRGAVAIADRQTAVYPAQSPGGWNIIGLCPQRMFDPTATTTMPVEVGDTVKFKAIGKDEFIALGGEL, from the coding sequence ATGAAGATCGAGGTAGCGGGTGAAAATTCGTTAATCATTTATTTTGGTGATAGTGCATCACCAGAAATCTCTGCACAAGTACAAAAAGCAGCTCGTCAGTTGCAAGAACAATTTACTGATAAGTTAATCGATCTAGTACCATCGTATGCATCGCTACTGGTTATATATGATGCTTTATTGACCGATCATTTTCATGTTCAATCCATTATCAAGCGAACGTTATCTGATAGTTCAACAGTGGGGGTAACTGCGGGCAAAGTCGTTATTTTACCTGTTTATTACTCACCTGAGTCTGGCGCTGACTTAGAAGCATTAGCAAAGCGAGCAAACTTAACCGTAGATGAAGTAATTGAAATTCATCAGCAAACCGAGTATCGAGTTTACGCCATTGGCTTTGCCCCAGGTTTTGCGTATTTAGGTGAAGTTGATCCCAGGATCGCGACGCCACGCCTTGCCATACCAAGGTTAAAAGTACCAAGGGGAGCAGTTGCTATCGCAGATAGGCAAACAGCGGTTTACCCGGCACAATCACCAGGTGGCTGGAATATTATAGGTTTATGTCCACAGCGAATGTTTGATCCAACGGCGACTACTACTATGCCGGTAGAAGTAGGGGATACAGTCAAGTTTAAAGCAATAGGCAAAGATGAATTCATCGCCTTAGGTGGAGAGTTATGA
- a CDS encoding glutamate cyclase domain-containing protein, translating into MTELNQSQINLSELELSKQIEDLLVALNPRGMKDIQPALKPGYYLRAAQILKGLTGTVLIGTGFPVTDTFETDGPVGAIALYNALEELGAHPILVGGESFVSLTENEYRVHKLIEGDFTHSKQEAIDTLAKLQPQAIISIERPGLSEQGGYFNMRGEDISAYCACFDHYLNEAACPTIAIGDGGNEIGMGNIKQAISGLDITPSITTCDELLIADVSNWGAYGILAILGMWVKNDLLAKVDPIAVLEYISERGSVDGVTRENNLTEDSFPPAYGHEIISNLRKLTKFIKD; encoded by the coding sequence TTGACTGAATTAAACCAGAGCCAAATAAACCTTAGCGAACTTGAGTTAAGCAAACAGATTGAAGATTTACTTGTCGCTCTAAACCCGCGCGGTATGAAAGATATTCAACCGGCACTAAAGCCTGGATATTATCTTCGTGCAGCCCAAATTCTTAAAGGTTTAACCGGCACAGTTTTAATCGGAACAGGATTTCCAGTAACTGACACTTTTGAAACAGATGGACCAGTTGGTGCTATTGCTCTGTATAACGCATTAGAAGAACTTGGTGCACATCCCATTTTAGTTGGTGGAGAATCTTTTGTAAGTTTGACTGAAAATGAATATCGTGTGCATAAACTGATAGAAGGTGATTTCACCCATTCCAAACAAGAGGCGATAGATACCCTAGCGAAGTTACAACCGCAAGCAATTATTTCAATTGAACGTCCAGGCCTTTCTGAACAGGGGGGCTATTTTAATATGCGCGGTGAAGACATAAGTGCTTATTGTGCCTGTTTTGATCATTATTTAAATGAGGCTGCTTGTCCTACGATAGCCATTGGTGATGGTGGTAATGAGATAGGTATGGGTAATATTAAACAAGCAATTTCCGGTTTAGATATAACCCCATCAATAACAACATGTGATGAATTATTGATTGCCGATGTTTCCAATTGGGGAGCATACGGGATCCTTGCGATATTAGGTATGTGGGTAAAAAATGATTTGCTTGCAAAGGTTGATCCAATCGCCGTGCTTGAATATATATCAGAAAGAGGCAGCGTTGATGGCGTTACTCGAGAAAATAATTTAACTGAAGACAGTTTCCCTCCTGCTTACGGACATGAAATTATTTCAAACTTAAGAAAGTTAACAAAATTTATTAAAGATTAG